In Acidobacteriota bacterium, one genomic interval encodes:
- a CDS encoding addiction module antitoxin produces MPRTTTMTVRLSGALSDFVAANVGEDGSYENISEYVRDLIRRDKERSEQEAYERLKAELVRAFAAPDSSFHSLSAADVISRNRVRPGE; encoded by the coding sequence ATGCCACGCACGACCACGATGACGGTTCGCCTCAGCGGTGCGCTCAGCGACTTCGTCGCGGCCAATGTCGGTGAGGACGGATCCTACGAGAACATCAGCGAGTACGTTCGCGACCTCATCCGGCGTGACAAGGAGCGGTCCGAGCAGGAGGCGTACGAGCGCCTCAAGGCCGAGCTGGTGCGTGCCTTCGCGGCGCCGGACTCCTCCTTCCATTCGCTCTCGGCTGCCGACGTCATCTCCCGGAACAGGGTGCGGCCCGGCGAATGA
- a CDS encoding glycosyltransferase family 4 protein: MRIALVAPVAQSVPPARSGSIEAVTDLLVRGLVARGHDVTLFAAGSSETPARLHAIFREGYHADECLWPWELCELFNLAAAVERASAFDVIHAQAEYAPLGLAYSRLSPAPVVHTVHHWPTDPEVSLWSHYSEAPFIAVSAAQAQRLAGLTVAGVVHHAVDPAALPFRPDPEDYLLFLGRFTAGKGVREAIDAARRSGMRLVLAAAENDYYRDVVAPLVDGDRVVHRGEVDSAGRAALLGGARALLYPVQSEEPFGLVLAEAMTCGTPVAALDRGAVAELVDDGVTGRAFDSLEELVAGIPRITTLDRAKVRARALERFHPDRMVEGYARIYAALAAARRGVRITVNPTQRTKSDPPPSS; encoded by the coding sequence ATGCGGATAGCGCTGGTCGCGCCGGTGGCGCAGTCGGTGCCGCCCGCACGCTCCGGCTCCATCGAGGCGGTGACCGACCTGCTGGTGCGAGGCCTCGTGGCTCGCGGGCACGACGTCACCCTCTTCGCGGCGGGATCATCCGAGACCCCGGCAAGGCTGCACGCCATCTTCCGCGAGGGCTACCACGCGGACGAGTGTCTCTGGCCGTGGGAGTTGTGCGAGCTGTTCAATCTCGCGGCCGCCGTCGAGCGCGCTTCGGCGTTCGACGTGATTCACGCCCAGGCCGAGTACGCGCCCCTGGGACTGGCCTATTCGCGGCTGTCCCCGGCGCCTGTCGTCCATACGGTCCACCATTGGCCGACCGACCCGGAAGTCTCGCTCTGGTCGCACTATTCGGAAGCGCCGTTCATCGCCGTCTCGGCCGCGCAGGCGCAGCGGCTCGCCGGGTTGACGGTGGCCGGCGTGGTGCATCACGCGGTCGACCCCGCGGCGCTTCCCTTTCGGCCGGACCCCGAAGACTACCTGCTGTTCCTGGGCCGCTTCACGGCCGGCAAGGGCGTACGCGAGGCCATCGACGCGGCGCGGCGCAGCGGCATGCGTCTCGTACTCGCGGCGGCGGAGAACGACTATTACCGCGACGTGGTCGCCCCGCTCGTCGACGGCGACCGGGTCGTCCATCGAGGCGAGGTCGACTCGGCCGGGAGGGCGGCGCTGCTCGGCGGCGCGCGCGCCCTGCTCTACCCCGTGCAGTCCGAGGAACCGTTCGGCCTGGTGCTGGCCGAGGCGATGACCTGCGGCACGCCGGTGGCGGCGCTCGACCGCGGCGCGGTCGCCGAGTTGGTGGACGACGGGGTCACGGGCCGCGCCTTCGACAGCCTGGAGGAGCTGGTGGCGGGCATCCCGCGGATCACGACGCTCGACCGCGCGAAGGTCCGCGCCCGCGCCCTCGAACGCTTCCACCCGGACCGGATGGTAGAGGGGTACGCCCGGATCTACGCGGCTTTGGCGGCGGCCCGGCGGGGCGTGCGAATCACCGTGAACCCGACTCAGCGCACGAAGAGCGACCCGCCGCCGAGCTCGTAG
- a CDS encoding type II toxin-antitoxin system RelE/ParE family toxin yields MRVVRVQEAAALRIDEIYRYSRERWGAARADTYITGLFEAFGRIAGGGVPSRPVPAAFGVDGYVFRYEKHFVYWKTLSDGDIGIVTVLHERMHQMDRFREDFGA; encoded by the coding sequence ATGAGGGTGGTCCGGGTCCAGGAGGCGGCCGCGCTTCGCATCGACGAGATCTACCGCTATTCCCGGGAGCGATGGGGGGCGGCCCGCGCCGACACGTACATCACGGGGCTCTTCGAGGCATTCGGGAGAATCGCTGGCGGCGGAGTTCCATCACGTCCCGTACCGGCCGCGTTCGGGGTGGATGGCTACGTCTTCCGGTACGAGAAGCACTTCGTCTACTGGAAGACGCTGAGCGACGGAGACATCGGTATCGTCACCGTTCTGCATGAGCGGATGCACCAGATGGACCGGTTCCGGGAGGACTTCGGAGCATGA
- a CDS encoding MBL fold metallo-hydrolase, translated as MRREASMIRQPRTVLAVLTAACIVAVAVAGAQNPTDPFAGVELTVVPVAGQVHMVKRPGGGGNVGVFAGPDGVLLVDSLFAPLAERLVAAVRSVSDGEIRFLINTHVHPDHIGGNAPLADRDVLIFAHDNVRVRALERLRFPRRGGSFAPRPAAGARPVVTYNDAVSFHFNGEKVRAFLAPAAHTDGDTFVHFPESDVLHLGDVFRTTSYPIVDVYNGGTVAGTVAALEKAIGMAGPATRVIPGHGLQVVGRDAMIEFLDMIVDVRDRVQAMIAEGYTLERVMEAAPTAAYDAQWGREATWTANDFVPIVFYELGGGSLFVR; from the coding sequence ATGAGGCGGGAGGCGTCCATGATCAGACAACCTCGTACCGTACTGGCCGTTCTGACCGCGGCCTGCATCGTGGCCGTCGCGGTAGCTGGAGCGCAGAACCCCACCGACCCGTTCGCCGGCGTTGAGCTGACCGTCGTGCCCGTGGCGGGGCAGGTCCACATGGTGAAGCGCCCCGGCGGCGGCGGCAACGTCGGCGTATTCGCCGGGCCGGACGGCGTGCTGCTGGTCGACTCGCTGTTCGCACCGCTCGCCGAGCGGCTGGTGGCCGCGGTGCGGAGCGTGTCCGACGGCGAGATCCGCTTCCTGATCAACACGCACGTGCACCCCGACCACATCGGCGGCAACGCACCGCTGGCGGATCGGGACGTTCTGATCTTCGCGCACGACAACGTGCGGGTCCGCGCGCTGGAGCGTCTTCGCTTCCCGCGCCGCGGCGGGAGCTTCGCGCCGCGTCCCGCCGCCGGCGCGCGGCCGGTCGTGACCTACAACGACGCGGTGAGCTTCCACTTCAACGGCGAGAAGGTGCGGGCGTTCCTGGCGCCGGCCGCCCACACCGACGGCGACACCTTCGTGCACTTCCCGGAATCCGACGTGCTGCACCTCGGCGACGTGTTCCGGACAACGAGCTACCCGATCGTCGACGTCTACAACGGCGGCACGGTCGCGGGCACCGTCGCGGCGCTCGAGAAGGCGATCGGCATGGCGGGGCCGGCCACGCGGGTGATTCCGGGCCACGGGCTGCAGGTCGTCGGGCGCGACGCGATGATCGAGTTCCTGGACATGATCGTCGACGTGCGGGATCGCGTGCAGGCGATGATCGCGGAGGGCTATACCCTGGAGCGGGTGATGGAGGCGGCGCCTACCGCCGCCTACGACGCGCAGTGGGGGCGGGAGGCGACGTGGACGGCGAACGACTTCGTCCCGATCGTCTTCTACGAGCTCGGCGGCGGGTCGCTCTTCGTGCGCTGA
- a CDS encoding ABC transporter ATP-binding protein encodes MTLIRWTAAFLRPYRARVAAVLGLSLVEIGLATAAPWALKLIVDSVLGEQPLPAPLVAAVPFFADLGAVALLALFAGGGLAIELSAEAVRLAHTQIEVDMGQRVVHDLRSRLLEHLQALPLRHHLTHRTSDAVYRLDADTYCINDLVTGGALPIALAGLHLAVMFAVVLAMDPTLALLALAVAPFLYLCLRYHATTLSERAEQVKMLESGLVERAYETLRSIAAIKSFARERHELGRFSRTSRDTARARVRLTWQESLFSLAVTTVTLAGTAMILVVGGLRVVDETLTVGQLLVVIAYLARVYDPVAEIAHTVGNLQQAGGGAGRVRDILALEPEIADAPDAVDARGLAGHVRFEAVAFSYDGERTVLDGVNLEANPGELVAVVGPTGAGKTTLVHLIPRLFTPTAGRVLIDERDAGAYRLRSLRERIALVPQDPLLFAGTIADNIRYGRLDASDAEVEQAARDAQIHAAIARLPGGYETPVAEAGATLSGGERQRLGIARALLKQAPILILDEPTSAVDTLAEAAVFDALRRLRDGRTMFVIAHRLSTIRDATRILVLQDGRITAQGPHDALLATSDLYRRMWERLASGGSLDDPDLARATAEAPDLALPARS; translated from the coding sequence GTGACTCTCATCCGCTGGACGGCGGCGTTCCTGCGGCCCTACCGGGCGCGCGTCGCCGCCGTCCTGGGGCTGTCGCTGGTCGAGATCGGGCTGGCCACCGCCGCGCCGTGGGCGCTGAAGCTGATCGTCGACAGCGTGCTCGGCGAGCAGCCGCTCCCCGCGCCGCTCGTCGCCGCTGTGCCCTTCTTCGCCGACCTGGGGGCGGTCGCGCTGCTGGCATTGTTCGCCGGCGGCGGCCTGGCCATCGAGCTGTCGGCGGAGGCCGTGCGCCTCGCGCACACGCAGATCGAGGTGGACATGGGCCAGCGGGTCGTGCACGACCTGCGAAGCCGTCTTCTCGAGCACCTGCAGGCGCTGCCCCTCCGGCACCATCTCACCCACCGGACGTCGGATGCGGTCTACCGGCTGGACGCCGACACCTACTGCATCAACGACCTCGTCACGGGCGGCGCCTTGCCCATCGCGCTTGCGGGGCTGCATCTGGCGGTCATGTTCGCCGTGGTCCTGGCCATGGACCCGACGCTCGCGCTCCTCGCGCTGGCCGTGGCGCCGTTCCTGTACCTGTGCCTGCGCTACCACGCGACGACGCTGAGCGAGCGGGCCGAGCAGGTCAAGATGCTCGAGTCCGGACTCGTCGAGCGCGCCTACGAGACGCTGCGGTCGATCGCGGCCATCAAGAGCTTCGCCCGCGAGAGGCACGAGCTCGGCCGCTTCTCCCGCACCAGCCGCGACACCGCGCGGGCGCGGGTGCGCCTGACCTGGCAGGAATCCCTCTTCTCCCTGGCCGTGACCACGGTGACGCTGGCCGGCACGGCGATGATTCTCGTCGTGGGAGGGCTCCGCGTCGTCGACGAGACGCTGACCGTCGGCCAACTGCTCGTCGTCATCGCCTACCTGGCGCGCGTCTACGACCCGGTGGCCGAGATCGCCCATACCGTGGGCAATCTGCAGCAGGCGGGCGGGGGGGCGGGCCGGGTGCGCGACATCCTGGCGCTGGAGCCCGAGATTGCCGATGCGCCGGACGCGGTGGACGCCCGCGGCCTGGCCGGGCACGTCCGCTTCGAGGCGGTCGCGTTCTCGTACGACGGCGAGCGCACCGTTCTCGACGGCGTGAACCTCGAAGCCAATCCCGGCGAGCTGGTCGCCGTGGTCGGCCCGACCGGGGCCGGCAAGACGACCCTCGTGCACCTGATCCCGCGGCTCTTCACGCCGACGGCGGGACGCGTGCTCATCGACGAGCGCGACGCCGGCGCCTACCGTCTGCGCTCGCTCCGGGAACGGATAGCTCTCGTGCCGCAGGATCCGCTGCTCTTCGCGGGGACCATCGCCGACAACATCCGCTACGGGCGGCTCGATGCCTCGGACGCCGAGGTGGAGCAGGCGGCGCGGGACGCGCAAATCCACGCGGCCATCGCCCGGCTGCCGGGCGGTTACGAAACCCCGGTCGCCGAGGCGGGCGCGACGCTCTCCGGCGGCGAGCGCCAGCGGCTGGGCATCGCGCGAGCGCTGCTGAAACAGGCGCCGATCCTGATCCTCGACGAGCCGACCTCGGCCGTGGACACCCTGGCCGAAGCGGCCGTCTTCGATGCCCTGCGCCGTCTGCGGGACGGCCGCACGATGTTCGTGATCGCGCACCGCCTGTCCACCATCCGGGACGCCACCCGCATCCTGGTCCTGCAGGACGGCCGGATCACCGCGCAGGGTCCGCACGATGCGCTGCTCGCGACGAGCGATCTCTATCGCCGCATGTGGGAACGGCTGGCCAGCGGCGGCTCGCTCGACGACCCCGACCTGGCGCGCGCCACGGCGGAAGCCCCCGACCTCGCGCTGCCGGCGCGATCCTGA
- a CDS encoding glycosyltransferase family 1 protein, whose product MRILFAGIIGRYPFGGVTWCSLMYLLGLRDLGHEVCYLEDTGECIYDADADAISEDPSYGTRTIHAALAPHGLGDRWCFVNYDETYHGWSRDRLREYCRGADLYIDLSGGCWFWRDEYRAIPRRIFIDSDPVFTQLAIAKGVTWYVDFFRGFDHLFTFGANVGTPACDVPTGGFTWRPTWQPVVTRLWRTDRPPARNRFTTVMTWKTESFTDVDGNKDREFVRFIDLPARTAARFELAVNGPHDLLRAHGWAPVDAMHVSRTADAYREFIQDSKAEFGVAKHAYVAHRSGWFSDRTACYLAAGRPAVVQDTGWSAHLPSGTGLIPFSTVDEALDGLARVERDYPLHAARAAAIAHECFDAAYLLPRLLDATAERGGGCG is encoded by the coding sequence ATGCGCATCCTCTTCGCCGGCATCATCGGGCGCTATCCCTTCGGCGGCGTCACCTGGTGCTCGCTGATGTACCTGCTCGGGCTGCGCGATCTCGGCCACGAGGTCTGTTATCTGGAGGACACCGGCGAGTGCATCTACGACGCCGACGCGGACGCCATCTCGGAAGACCCCTCCTACGGCACGCGCACCATCCACGCAGCGCTGGCGCCGCACGGGCTGGGCGACCGCTGGTGCTTCGTCAACTACGACGAGACCTACCACGGCTGGTCGCGCGACCGCCTGCGGGAGTACTGCCGCGGCGCCGACCTCTACATCGACCTGTCGGGCGGCTGCTGGTTCTGGCGCGACGAGTACCGCGCGATCCCGCGGCGGATCTTCATCGACTCGGACCCCGTGTTCACCCAGCTCGCCATCGCCAAGGGCGTCACGTGGTACGTCGACTTCTTCCGCGGCTTCGATCACCTCTTCACGTTCGGGGCGAACGTCGGCACACCCGCCTGCGACGTGCCGACCGGCGGGTTCACGTGGCGCCCGACCTGGCAGCCGGTCGTCACGCGGCTCTGGCGCACCGACCGTCCTCCGGCCCGCAACCGCTTTACGACGGTGATGACCTGGAAGACGGAGAGCTTCACCGACGTCGACGGCAACAAGGACCGCGAGTTCGTCCGGTTCATCGATCTGCCGGCACGCACCGCGGCGCGCTTCGAGCTGGCCGTCAACGGCCCCCACGATCTGCTGCGGGCGCACGGCTGGGCGCCGGTCGACGCGATGCACGTCTCGCGCACCGCCGATGCCTACCGCGAGTTCATCCAGGACTCTAAGGCGGAGTTCGGGGTGGCCAAGCACGCCTACGTCGCGCACCGGTCGGGGTGGTTCAGCGACCGCACCGCCTGCTATCTGGCCGCGGGCCGCCCGGCCGTCGTGCAGGACACCGGGTGGAGCGCCCACCTGCCGTCGGGCACGGGCCTGATTCCGTTCTCCACGGTCGATGAGGCGCTCGACGGACTTGCCCGCGTCGAACGCGACTACCCGCTGCACGCCGCGCGGGCCGCCGCGATCGCGCACGAGTGCTTCGACGCCGCGTACCTGCTGCCGCGGCTGCTGGACGCGACGGCCGAACGAGGCGGCGGATGCGGATAG